A window of Streptomyces sp. DG1A-41 contains these coding sequences:
- the trxA gene encoding thioredoxin: MAGTLKNVTDDSFEQDVLKSDKPVLVDFWAAWCGPCRQIAPSLEAIASEYGDKIEVVKLNIDENPGTAAKYGVMSIPTLNVYQGGEVAKTIVGAKPKAAIVRDLEEFIAE; this comes from the coding sequence GTGGCCGGCACCCTGAAGAATGTGACCGACGACTCCTTCGAGCAGGACGTCCTCAAGAGCGACAAGCCCGTCCTGGTGGACTTCTGGGCCGCCTGGTGCGGACCGTGCCGCCAGATCGCGCCGTCCCTGGAGGCGATCGCCTCCGAGTACGGCGACAAGATCGAGGTCGTCAAGCTGAACATCGACGAGAACCCGGGTACGGCCGCCAAGTACGGCGTCATGTCCATCCCGACCCTGAACGTCTACCAGGGTGGCGAGGTCGCCAAGACCATCGTGGGCGCCAAGCCGAAGGCCGCGATCGTTCGCGACCTCGAGGAGTTCATCGCCGAGTGA
- a CDS encoding GNAT family N-acetyltransferase — translation MGRRLVPLTLDNLQDLPKRCRSCVFWELDPVSGEAAVKAGESALEKEAWISAVLLDWGSCGRVVYVDDVPVGFVLYAPPAYVPRSTAFPTSPVSPDAVQLMTAFIVPGYQGQGLGRVMVQTVAKDLLRRGFKAIEAFGDARWKEPACVLPADHLLAVGFKTVRQHPTYPRLRLELRSTLSWKEDVEMALDRLLGAVQKEPALRPL, via the coding sequence ATGGGGCGTCGGCTCGTACCGCTCACGCTGGACAACCTTCAGGACCTTCCCAAGCGCTGTCGCTCGTGCGTCTTCTGGGAGCTCGACCCGGTCAGCGGTGAGGCCGCGGTAAAGGCGGGCGAGTCCGCTCTGGAGAAGGAAGCCTGGATCTCGGCCGTTCTGCTGGACTGGGGATCCTGCGGTCGGGTCGTGTACGTCGACGACGTACCGGTGGGCTTCGTGCTCTACGCCCCGCCCGCCTATGTCCCGCGCTCCACGGCGTTCCCCACGAGTCCCGTCTCCCCCGACGCGGTTCAGTTGATGACCGCGTTCATCGTGCCGGGGTACCAGGGGCAGGGACTGGGTCGGGTGATGGTCCAGACGGTCGCCAAGGATCTGCTGCGGCGCGGATTCAAAGCGATCGAGGCGTTCGGAGATGCGCGCTGGAAGGAACCGGCCTGTGTGCTGCCCGCCGATCATCTGCTGGCGGTGGGCTTCAAGACGGTCCGGCAGCACCCCACCTATCCCCGACTGAGACTGGAACTGCGGTCGACGCTTTCCTGGAAGGAAGACGTCGAGATGGCGCTGGACCGGCTCCTGGGAGCCGTACAGAAGGAGCCGGCGCTGCGGCCGCTGTAG